Proteins encoded within one genomic window of Agelaius phoeniceus isolate bAgePho1 chromosome Z, bAgePho1.hap1, whole genome shotgun sequence:
- the LOC129133157 gene encoding neuronal acetylcholine receptor subunit alpha-7-like isoform X2, which translates to MLTERCLAFVYSALYLWSSLFFSLFKVSQQGESQRRLYRELLRNYNRLERPVVNDSQPLVVELQLSLLQIIDVDEKNQVLITNAWLQMSWVDVYLSWDQYEYPGVQNLRFPADQIWVPDILLYNSADERFDATFHTNVLVNYSGSCQYIPPGILKSTCYIDVRWFPFDVQKCDLKFGSWTHSGWLIDLQMLEADISNYISNGEWDLVGVPGKRNEMYYECCKEPYPDVTYTITMRRRTLYYGLNLLIPCVLISGLALLVFLLPADSGEKISLGITVLLSLTVFMLLVAEIMPATSDSVPLIAQYFASIMVIVGLSVVVTVLVLQFHHHDPQAGKMPKWVRVILLNWCAWFLRMKKPGENIKPLSCKYSYSKQQLSVNSMEVNVLPGHQSSNGNTIYSYHAMESPCCPQQNDLGSKGGKMTCPLAEDIELVQKKALMDTLPVMVKILEEVQFIAMRFRKQDEGEEICSEWKFAAAVIDRLCLVAFTLFAIICTFTILMSAPNFIEAVSKDFA; encoded by the exons TCTCTCAGCAGGGGGAAAGCCAGAGACGCTTGTACAGAGAGCTGCTGCGGAACTACAATCGTCTGGAACGACCCGTAGTGAATGACTCCCAGCCGCTCGTAGTTGAGCTCCAGCTTTCCTTGTTGCAGATAATTGATGTG GATGAGAAGAATCAGGTGTTGATCACCAATGCTTGGCTGCAGATG TCCTGGGTTGATGTTTACTTGTCTTGGGATCAATACGAATACCCAGGAGTGCAGAACTTGCGATTTCCTGCCGACCAGATTTGGGTACCAGACATTCTTCTGTATAACAG TGCAGATGAAAGATTTGATGCAACATTTCACACAAATGTGCTGGTGAACTACTCTGGATCCTGCCAATATATTCCTCCAG GCATTTTGAAGAGCACATGTTACATTGATGTCCGCTGGTTCCCCTTTGATGTGCAGAAGTGTGATTTGAAGTTTGGCTCCTGGACTCACAGTGGCTGGTTGATTGACCTGCAGATGCTCGAGGCTGATATTTCCAACTACATCTCAAATGGAGAATGGGATTTAGTGG GTGTCCCAGGGAAGAGGAATGAGATGTACTATGAATGCTGCAAAGAACCATACCCAGATGTGACGTACACGATCACCATGCGTCGACGCACCCTCTACTATGGCTTGAACTTACTCATTCCCTGTGTTCTCATATCTGGCTTAGCACTGCTTGTATTCCTTTTGCCAGCTGATTCTGGGGAGAAGATTTCTTTAG GTATCACTGTCCTTCTTTCCCTGACTGTATTCATGCTGCTCGTGGCTGAGATCATGCCTGCAACTTCTGACTCTGTCCCACTAATAG CTCAGTATTTCGCTAGCATCATGGTCATCGTTGGTCTGTCTGTGGTGGTAACAGTGCTGGTTCTGCAGTTTCACCATCATGACCCCCAAGCAGGAAAGATGCCCAAATGG GTCCGTGTCATCCTGCTGAATTGGTGTGCTTGGTTTTTACGAATGAAAAAACCTGGGGAAAACATAAAGCCCCTCTCTTGCAAGTACAGCTATtccaagcagcagctgagcGTGAACAGCATGGAAGTGAACGTCCTTCCCGGGCACCAGTCCAGCAACGGCAACACCATCTACAGCTACCACGCCATGGAgagcccctgctgcccacagcagaaCGACCTCGGCAGCAAAGGTGGGAAGATGACCTGCCCCTTAGCAGAAGATATTGAGCTTGTGCAAAAGAAAGCTTTAATGGACACTCTTCCAGTGATGGTGAAGATCCTGGAGGAAGTCCAGTTCATAGCGATGCGGTTCAGGAAACAAGATGAGGGTGAAGAGATCTGCAGTGAATGGAAGTTTGCAGCTGCTGTCATAGACAGATTATGTCTGGTTGCATTTACCCTTTTTGCCATCATTTGCACGTTCACAATACTCATGTCTGCTCCAAATTTTATAGAGGCTGTTTCAAAGGATTTTGCATAA